The Arachis ipaensis cultivar K30076 chromosome B05, Araip1.1, whole genome shotgun sequence nucleotide sequence TAGAATGTGTATCTTGAAGTAGCACTAAAAGGGAAAGGGGCAGGGATTGATGTAATTACTTGGAACTTTCTTGGAGGGAAGGGAAGGTATCAAGCTTTAACTCAAATCATTGCTTCAGCTTTATATCCTATTCCTATGGATCTATACTTTATATCCTTCAATAGGGTGAAACTGAAATTTGTGGCAGTCAAGTTTAATCTTCCTGTTACTCCCTCTGTGAGATTATTAAAGGATCTCAAGAAGCTGATTTTTCTTTAACCCCCGAATACTCTATCCAGAAATCTTATAGATTCAGGCTTTAACTGTATACTTGTTGGTAACTCCTTACTATTCTTAAGAATTGAAATCTAAAATGGCAATtcctaattttattttgtttttacatTTAATAAACCCATAATAGTTTTTCAGTTATGTTAGAAACTGACAAGAAAGGGACAACTGTTTGCAGTTCTTGGATGGTAGGGTCATATTTGTGGAAGTTGCCAAACCAAGATCAGAACTAAGGCAAAGACAAAACACTAGATACTAGCAATGCACTGATATATGCAGAGAAGGCTACACACATTAGCCATGTCTGCATTGTACTTGAGTCTCTCTCTATAAACAAGGTCCTTACTTGATGAGACCTTCTACCACAGGATCGCCATGAATTCCAAGTCATGCTTTATTTTCAATGGAATCCCATTTGAGTATTCGTTGAACATGACTTTTTTTTGTTACTCTCTTATACAATGTGTGGCTGATATATTAATTGATTATCTGGCTTGATTAGCTaagatatatattttattatttgaatTGTGCTATGTTACCAGAAATGCAGATCTTGGTTACCAGTTTGACTTCCCAGGTCCCATCCATCTCTATGAAAATAATCtgttaaaagttaaaatttttgCCCAGTCATATTTATcggtttttaattttattgtagTAGTATTAATCAAATCTTTCTAATTTTATCCTGATTTTAATGATCCTTATCCGTTTATGATAATTACTTATTTACCAAGCAGAGAATTTTTGTCAAAACAATATAATTCTCTTGCAACACAAATACTCATGGGACACGGATGCTTCAATATCAAACACTACAAATGAGATTTTTTatgaatataaaaataataaaacatttTGCACTTATAAATAGGATCTCTATATGTGACTTTagttattaaaatatatataaaaaaaggacCCTTGTAAATTAAATGATAATGCATGATTgagtgacttgaattgaaccacTATCTTAGCAAGGCCAAGAATACAATCAGAAGTACATTGTAATGGCTTACAGCATCccactaaaaaatatatataaaaatttaatacaGAAGAAAAATTCAGATATACAAATTGCCCAGGTGGTTTGCGGCACGACACCCCACAATAGTACCCTAATTATCATCATTCGATTTTGTATAACTAACTAATGTTTTGTGAGCTGAGACATCCTGAATGTGCTTGTCTTCCACCCTTCCTTTTATATACCCTCAATCCATTACTGATGCAATCATGAGATTATAAAGAGACATGAAATATGCCAAAAACAGAACACTAACACAAGTTAAATAGAGACTTTAAGGTGTACCAAACTCTATTTGGTTAAGTAAACTTttggtgagaatgatgatgatgccCACCACCCCCTCTTGAATTATTGAACATAAAGAGTGTCTTAAAGTGAAAGAATGAAGAAAGCTCCCAAGTGCACACTTCGTGTTAAAGAATCAGATGCTTTGTCAATTTTGACAATTAGAACTCAGCTACCTAAGTGATAATTAGTTCCTTATTCTCACAAGAGCCCGTTTATCCCATGTATCAGCAAGAATGAAGCatcatcaaattaaaaaaaaaaaaaaaatgggggAAGGTAAGGGCTATGAGCACACCCTAGCTCTTTGCCCCTTCCTTTCTTCCAATGCAACAATCAAAGAACTTGCATCTCTTTCAGCTAAACATCTTTTGTATGGTACAAAACCCCTTGGAGACTTCTGGGGGACTACTACTTCCTCTTGATGAGATGTTTGTTGACACCTGGAATCGACGGTGTCCAAGGACCTTCCCTGAATCTTGCCCTGAATTTCCACATCATTGACTGATTCACCATTGGAACCAGTACAAGAACCTTCCTCCTCTCTAGCTCTTACTTTTAAGGAGGGGTGAAGAGGCATAGGATTTACGACTGTATTGGATGAACCAAAGTAAGCAGCCGGACCGCCTGGGAACAAACTTGACCATGCCAAAGATGCTTCAGGTGCAGATTCTCCAAGGCCAAGGTCCTCCTTCGGATGCTCCGCGCCCGTCACTATAGCTTCTTTAGGCATTACTCGCCAACTTCCATTACACATGCCTAGTGATAACTGAGTATTCAATTGATTCTCAACATCATCTACTTCATCAGACCTAGTAGTACATAGCTTAACACACTCCTCTTCAGTATTAATTGACTCCTGATTACCGACCATTGAAACGGTTCTTCCAAACAGCTTTATAGTAGTGGGCAGGACATTGACAACATCGTTGTTGATACACTTGGTTTGCTTGGAACACAACTCCAACTTCTCAGACTTCTAGGATAAcacaatataatttttaaatcagTAAGCTGTAAAAATAAATCTATTTCTTACACATAATTAATTTTGGAAGGGAAATAAGAGAATATCATGAAGCTTGTCATACCATGTGCAAGTAAGGTTGTGAGCTAATGGATAAAGCGGCAGAAGCTAGAGGCGTTTTGTCTTCCTCCTTGGATGGTTTAGATGTCATGCAATCATTTTCCTTCTCAATAGGTGACAAGTTAATTGATTGAATGTCAGTAGTGCAAGAATTCGGAGAAAGGCATCTGTTGGTATGCTCTGAAAATGCTGACCCAAATGCTTCCGAACCAAAGGCAGATAGCACAGAGGTTGGAGATTGAGAGTCTTTCTCCGCAGAGGACAGATTAGGCGATGGAGATTTTTCTGGTTCATTTGGTCTGGAGTGCCTTTTGAAGGAGTTGGCCAATTTACGAGGATATGGATGAAGGGGTTTCCTTTTAGGACGAGGAGGAGGTATGTCAATCGGATGTATAGAACTTTCAGCACTTCCGTCCGATTCCCGCACAACCTGAAACAATTTAGAGTAGTACAACACATGAGAACAGAGAGTTGGATCAAAACATCTTCAACTTTGTTTTCATATACAATTAGTCTTCAACTTATTAATACTATCATAAGC carries:
- the LOC107644058 gene encoding protein REVEILLE 7 isoform X3, giving the protein MVGDGVKLKVVRESDGSAESSIHPIDIPPPRPKRKPLHPYPRKLANSFKRHSRPNEPEKSPSPNLSSAEKDSQSPTSVLSAFGSEAFGSAFSEHTNRCLSPNSCTTDIQSINLSPIEKENDCMTSKPSKEEDKTPLASAALSISSQPYLHMKSEKLELCSKQTKCINNDVVNVLPTTIKLFGRTVSMVGNQESINTEEECVKLCTTRSDEVDDVENQLNTQLSLGMCNGSWRVMPKEAIVTGAEHPKEDLGLGESAPEASLAWSSLFPGGPAAYFGSSNTVVNPMPLHPSLKVRAREEEGSCTGSNGESVNDVEIQGKIQGRSLDTVDSRCQQTSHQEEVVVPQKSPRGFVPYKRCLAERDASSLIVALEERKGQRARVCS
- the LOC107644058 gene encoding protein REVEILLE 7 isoform X1, which produces MEMQDQIEGTKLSKSGTASDFHSNDGSQSQSPDISSVGNNHAPKVRKPYTITKQREKWTEEEHEKFLEALKLYGRGWRQIEEHIGTKTAVQIRSHAQKFFSKVVRESDGSAESSIHPIDIPPPRPKRKPLHPYPRKLANSFKRHSRPNEPEKSPSPNLSSAEKDSQSPTSVLSAFGSEAFGSAFSEHTNRCLSPNSCTTDIQSINLSPIEKENDCMTSKPSKEEDKTPLASAALSISSQPYLHMKSEKLELCSKQTKCINNDVVNVLPTTIKLFGRTVSMVGNQESINTEEECVKLCTTRSDEVDDVENQLNTQLSLGMCNGSWRVMPKEAIVTGAEHPKEDLGLGESAPEASLAWSSLFPGGPAAYFGSSNTVVNPMPLHPSLKVRAREEEGSCTGSNGESVNDVEIQGKIQGRSLDTVDSRCQQTSHQEEVVVPQKSPRGFVPYKRCLAERDASSLIVALEERKGQRARVCS
- the LOC107644058 gene encoding protein REVEILLE 7 isoform X2, giving the protein MEMQDQIEGTKLSKSGTASDFHSNDGSQSQSPDISSVGNNHAPKVRKPYTITKQREKWTEEEHEKFLEALKLYGRGWRQIEEHIGTKTAVQIRSHAQKFFSKVVRESDGSAESSIHPIDIPPPRPKRKPLHPYPRKLANSFKRHSRPNEPEKSPSPNLSSAEKDSQSPTSVLSAFGSEAFGSAFSEHTNRCLSPNSCTTDIQSINLSPIEKENDCMTSKPSKEEDKTPLASAALSISSQPYLHMSEKLELCSKQTKCINNDVVNVLPTTIKLFGRTVSMVGNQESINTEEECVKLCTTRSDEVDDVENQLNTQLSLGMCNGSWRVMPKEAIVTGAEHPKEDLGLGESAPEASLAWSSLFPGGPAAYFGSSNTVVNPMPLHPSLKVRAREEEGSCTGSNGESVNDVEIQGKIQGRSLDTVDSRCQQTSHQEEVVVPQKSPRGFVPYKRCLAERDASSLIVALEERKGQRARVCS